TGTTCCTGCAGGCTGGCATCCGGCCCGGCGACCATGCCGTGCGCGCCGATCTCGGCGATCCACTCCAGGCCCAGTTCCTCGGCCTTCGCCCGGCTCATCACCACGACCGCCGCCGCGCCGTCGGAGATCTGCGAGGACGAGCCCGCCGTGATGGTGCCGTCGGGGGTGAACGCGGGGCGCAGCCTGCCCAACGACTCGACCGTCGTCCCGGCTCGGACGCCCTCGTCCGTCTCGAACAGGATCGGGTCGCCCTTGCGCTGCGGCACCGACACCGGGGTGATCTCCTCGGCGAACACCCCGCGCTGTACCGCCGCATCGGCCGCCTGGTGCGAGCGGGCGGCGAAGGCGTCCTGCTCGGCCCTGGTCAGCTCGTGGCGGGCGTTGTGCCGTTCGGTGGACAGGCCCATGGCGACCTGGTCGAAGGCGCAGAACAGGCCGTCGTGCGACATGTGGTCCACGAGCGTGACGTCGCCGAACTTGTGGCCGGTCCGCGAGCCGGGCAGCAGATGCGGAGCCTGGCTCATCGACTCCTGACCACCTGCGACGACGATCTCGCATTCGCCTGCCCGGATCAGCTGGTCGGCCAGCGCGATCGCGTTGAGTCCGGAGAGGCAGACCTTGTTCACGGTCAACGCCGGAACGGTCATCGGGATGCCGGCTGCGGCAGCGGCCTGCCTGGCCGGGATCTGGCCTGCGCCTGCGGTGAGCACCTGGCCCATGATCACGTAGTCCACCTGGTCGGGAGCGACGCTCGCCCGTTCCAGGGCCGATTTCACGGCGATACCACCGAGGGCGGCGGCGGAGAAGTCCTTCAACGATCCGAGCAGGCGGCCGATCGGCGTCCTGGCCCCGGCGACGATGACGGAACCGGTCACGACTGTCTCCTTGCGTGTGGAGGGAGAGTGTGTGGAGCGTGATGCGATGACATCGGCTCCGATCGGACCCTACCCGGCGGTTTCGGCGGGTCCGAGAGTGATGCGGCGCACAACATCAGCCAACGGCGCCGAGACTGCGCCAAGCGGGTGCCAGCGGGCCGCCGAGGGAGGCCTGATGCGCACACCACGCCGGGAACGTCGGCGACAGCAGATCGGCGGCGGCCGCCAGCACGGGCGCCTCGGCCATGTCGTGGGCGACCGCTCCCGCAGCGGCCCAGCCGGTGAGTAGCGAGTCCCCTGGGATGCGCTCGGCGGCGTCGACCAGCCGCTGAGCCAGGTCGGCATCCTCGTGGAGCCGGTCGGCGTTGCCTGCCAGCAGGTCGTGGGCGCGATGGACGTCGAGCAGTCTACTCAACTCCCGCAGCGGGTCCCGGTGGTCGTCGACCCGCAGATCCAACGGCAGGACCTCGTTGGCGTCCGGACTGCGCACCACCAACCCGGCGGACTGCTGACCCCGCACATCCCCGCCGGCCTGCTGCCCGGCGCGCAGGGCCGCGAGCAGTCTGCGGGCCAAGGGTCCGGTGGTGTCCAGGAAGGTCTCCGACATCGCCTCGCAGACCACCGGCAGGGTCAACAGGTTGCCCTGCACCGCATAGTGCTCCTCGACGAGATCGGTCGCGTGGGCCGGAGTGTCCGGCCCGGTCCAGGTGCCTGCTCCCGCGCGCCCCACGGCGCCGCACTGCACCTCCCGCCCCGGGTCGATCGCGGCGATGGCCGATTCCGGGTGCGTCCCGGCCTTGATCCGATCGATGATGCCCCGCTGTTCGGCGGTGCCGCCTGCGGCCAGGACCGACACAGCGGCGACGCCGGGCTCCACGATGATCGCTCTGGCACCGATCGCGAGGACGCAGCCTGCCACGGCAGCGCCCAGCTCGCCGGTGGTCGAGTCTCTGGCAACGATCGAGAAGGTCACGGCCGGAACCGTAGTTCACCCCGAGCACTCGCGCGGCGAAGACCGATCCACACCGGATGGCATCCGACCCCGCCGATTACTGCCGACGGGCGCCCGCGCTCGTTAACCTCGGCGACCATGCACAGCACGATCTCGTCCTTCGTCACCGCGATCGACCATGTCGGCATCGCGGTCCACGATCTGGATTCCGCCATCGCCTTCCATCGCGAGCATTTCGGTCTCGTCGTCGCACACGTGGAGACCAACGAGGACCAGGGAGTGCGCGAGGCGATGCTGCGCGCACCCGGCGACTCCGGCGAGGGCACGGCGGTTCAGCTATTGGCACCGTTGACCTCGGAGTCCCCGATCGGCCGATTCCTGGACCGCTCCGGCCCCGGCCTGCAACAGCTCGCCTACCGGGTCACCGACGTGGCCGCAGCGGCGGCGGCCCTGCGGGCGAGTGGACTTCGAGTGCTGTACGAGACCGCACGGCGTGGGACGGCGGGCAGTCTCTGCAACTTCGTGCATCCCAGGGATGCGGGCGGGGTGCTGGTCGAGCTGGTCGAGCCTGCCCCTTCCTCGGAGCACTGACCCCGCCCGGCGGCGGGCCGACGACGATCGGCCCGCCTACGCAACCCTCCGCAAGCAGTCCCCACCTGTTCGGGTGAACATTTGCTGCTCGATCGCGTTTAGCGACGGCGACGCACCTCGCCGCAGGACAAGGCCGCATGGCAGTGTCGGGCCGGTGTGGACGGACGCGATGCGGGCAAGCGCCCGGAAGGCGGGCGAAGTGACCCGAGCGCCCGATGGGCAGCCGCGAGCAGCGCACGCAGCGCATCCACTGTGGGGAGATCGGCACCGCCGGTGCCCTTCCAGTAACTCTCTATCGTTGCCAGGGCAACCCGAAGTGCCCATCGTCAACAGGTCGGCGGATATCGTGAGCAGAATCGCGAAATCCGGGTAGACATTGACCAAGAGTCATCCCTGATTCACCGTACCGGGCAGGTAGCGTGACAACCATGGGCCTCGCTGACGACCGTGATCTTCTCCCGTTGGGCTCCGGCTTCGAGACAGTCCGGCGCGGCGGCTACAA
This Actinoalloteichus hymeniacidonis DNA region includes the following protein-coding sequences:
- a CDS encoding DUF1028 domain-containing protein, with amino-acid sequence MTFSIVARDSTTGELGAAVAGCVLAIGARAIIVEPGVAAVSVLAAGGTAEQRGIIDRIKAGTHPESAIAAIDPGREVQCGAVGRAGAGTWTGPDTPAHATDLVEEHYAVQGNLLTLPVVCEAMSETFLDTTGPLARRLLAALRAGQQAGGDVRGQQSAGLVVRSPDANEVLPLDLRVDDHRDPLRELSRLLDVHRAHDLLAGNADRLHEDADLAQRLVDAAERIPGDSLLTGWAAAGAVAHDMAEAPVLAAAADLLSPTFPAWCAHQASLGGPLAPAWRSLGAVG
- the mce gene encoding methylmalonyl-CoA epimerase, whose protein sequence is MHSTISSFVTAIDHVGIAVHDLDSAIAFHREHFGLVVAHVETNEDQGVREAMLRAPGDSGEGTAVQLLAPLTSESPIGRFLDRSGPGLQQLAYRVTDVAAAAAALRASGLRVLYETARRGTAGSLCNFVHPRDAGGVLVELVEPAPSSEH
- a CDS encoding acetyl-CoA C-acetyltransferase, which codes for MTGSVIVAGARTPIGRLLGSLKDFSAAALGGIAVKSALERASVAPDQVDYVIMGQVLTAGAGQIPARQAAAAAGIPMTVPALTVNKVCLSGLNAIALADQLIRAGECEIVVAGGQESMSQAPHLLPGSRTGHKFGDVTLVDHMSHDGLFCAFDQVAMGLSTERHNARHELTRAEQDAFAARSHQAADAAVQRGVFAEEITPVSVPQRKGDPILFETDEGVRAGTTVESLGRLRPAFTPDGTITAGSSSQISDGAAAVVVMSRAKAEELGLEWIAEIGAHGMVAGPDASLQEQPSNAIAAACAKAGLAPADLDLVEINEAFAAVGVVSSKALGVPEDRVNVNGGAIALGHPIGMSGARLVLHLALELRRRGGGVGAAGLCGGGGQGDALLLRVPKA